AGGGAAAAGACTTGACGGCCAGCAGACTTGAGGGCGTAAAAACTTTTCAGATCAAATGATGAAATTATATAGTAAGAATGCCAAGCTGGATTCCGCATACCATCTTTGGACCCTGATTGCCCAACTTAAAGTTTCTCTATAGTATTCTCCTTGCCTCTAGTAAAATTGGTTACATAGCACTCAAAATAACTGAATTTAGTGTGTGACCATTCTAGCTGAGGGATTCTCTCCCTCCACTGCCCTCCTGGAGCGATGACATTGTGTCAGTTGTTTTGTACATATCACAAACTACCTATGTCATCTGATTATAGGCTCTCTGAAGACAATGACATAACTTGTTCAACTCTGTATTTCAAATACTGTACAATGCCTTAGGGTGCCAGTACTGAATACACTTGCTACATATTCAGTGTTGGCTTGCTTTGGGAAAAAGGATAAGAGAAGGCCCCCCAAGtacaagaaaaagaacacaagCCCTTCCCTAGTAGCAAGGAGCTAACTCGTATACTTGCTGACTGGAATCcgccccattcattcattcattttgaaatatgggTTCTGACCAAAATTAGGGATCTGTATTATTTTCTGATCCATGTATTGCATACCAGAAcctgaggttttttgttttgtttctgcccCAGTGGTCTGCTCTAAACTACTGGCAGCAATATTCTAAGCTAAGTGTGCTGCTCTTTTCAGACATCTCCAAGATGCCCAAACCTATTTATGTTTTTTGCTCACAGTCTAAAGTATATCTTAGTAAAGCTGCTTATTCAGTACTGCTTCACTTTGAGGAACTATGTTTTGAGGTCAGCCTATTGAGAAAGATTTCCCAATGTTTCTTCTCACGTGGGTTGCCTATCTCTTGAGGTTTCCAGGGGCCTCCCGTTTCCTGTTCTCCTTAAGCACAATTGTTGACCATGACTGTGTGCTGGCATCTTGTCAGTCTTGCACATTGAAGGGGGAGGAACTGTCTGTGTGTTGACACCATGGGAAGGTCTGCTGCACAGCCTGTCACTGTTTTTGCTCTCTTGGACTAGTCTGCCTGTTGCTTTCAGCTGTGCTTGTGGGTCGAGCGTAGCATCACTCACGACTGAAACCTGAGGATTACCCTCACCTGaggtattagtcagggttctccagagagaaccAGTAggccagacagacagacagacagacaggtagATACAGACAGAGGGGGGATTTATTAGGTCAGTTGGCTCATGGGATTATGGAGGCTACGTCCCACGGtatgccatctgcaagccagagagCCAGGGAAGCCGGTAGCCAGCTCAGACTGGGGTCAGGGGGCTGCCGGTGCAAGTCCCAGAATCCCTGGAGTTCTTGATGTCCAGGGGCAGGAGAACGTTGTCCAGCTctaggagggagggaaagagggaagggaaggagagacagacagacagatttATAATCCCCGAGAAGGAATTGTGATTACTCTCAGATAAAAAAGAACTAGTACCAGATGTCAAAGTATATGTAGTGAACAGCCGTGGATGATAGTGTCTCCTTTGGGAGCAAAGTCATGTTTACTGTCCAGCATATTAACAAAGTATCTGGGCTTCCTGAGCATAAGTTGCCCTCCCTTAATGCAGCCCACTCCTGTGCAGGTGGTACGTGGCTGTCTTCGCACCGCCCTGTGGTAACCGGGGCTTGGGTAACCAACGCAAGAAAATGCTAATATTCTGGCTACTGCTATTACTAGGAGTAATAAAGTTCTTTGtccctgggggaaaaaagaactaGTAATTTATAACATAGTAGGAATCTTTAGAaacttctcctctcttttcaatATTATTTGAGACCTGAGTACAGACTGCTAACTAAAATCCAACCCAGCAAAACTTAAAGTGTTTCTGAGGTTTTTCCTAGAAAACTGAATCCTGGGTTTCTCTGGTGTTCCTAAAGGATCCATGTGCTTGTCTCTAGTTTCTGACAAACTAATCTGAATGATGCTTAGATTATGGGCTGTGGCGGTTGGGACAAGCTCTTGCAGAGCCGGTTATTAGGTATGTGTGTGGCAAAAGGCAAACCTAAGGCTGCCTCCCTGTCTTCGACTTCCTGCTTCCAGGTAAGTTACTGCTTGCTTTAAGAAGAGATTGTGATGAAAGCTTGTTATCCAAGTGTTGAAGCCAGGCTATGATCCTGTAATAGAATTAGTAAACCACTAGGCATCCGTCCCACAACCAAGTTCCTTTTGTATGCACAGCACATCTGTAAGAGCATTTGTAGATAAAGCTCAACTGAGTTCAGTTggcatttaatttatttctaagcCTGGGTGATCTTGTAGTAGTTGCAGCCAGGTGTTGGCTTCATAGCTTCGTTACTCAGTCTCAGAGCGAGGCCTTTCTTGGGCAGAGTGAGCTTTGGGCATGGCAGGCAAGACCCGCTTCATTCAGTGGGGTTCATAACTGTGGGAGGAGGTTGAGGGTGGGTAGCTGTTTTTCTGTGGCACCAGTTTGGTGCAGTAACCATAGATCTTTTGAAGACAAGCAATTAGGTGTTATATTTTCAGCCTTATCTGTGAGATTAGTAAGGTTCTGGGTAAAGGGTGACATTAAAGAGGGAGGACAGGAATAGATTTCATTTACGCAATTAACTGGTTTTAGAATTGCAAACAGGCATGGGTTGATCAGCTGTGTCTTATTCAGTAttgaattatagaaatgaaacCGTAAGAGGAATAAAGTGTCGACCCTTCAtgtttgtgtttgcttttagTGACCACCATCACAGGGAGATCTCTGCCCCCTGGGGCTGAGAGACCCCAACCTTTCCCCAAGCTGAAGCTGCAGGGCCTTGAGGTACCAGCCAGATGTCTTCTCACAAAGGATCTGGGGTGGCACAGAGCAATGGGGCTCCTGCCAGTAACAGGGAACCTGACACAGTGGAACTGGCGGAACTGGGACCCCTGCTAGAAGAGAAGGGCAAACGAGTAATCGCCAATCCAACCAAAGTAAGTCGCCTTCCCAGGAGTCATTCCCTCGACCAACATCTCTCCTTGGACCTCtgtcagtttcattttttaaagacctCACCTTCCTGCTGAAAGGAGAAACCATAGCACCTTGGCAATATCTCTATCCAGGTCTTTACTATGCTATATGACAAGtatctttttgtctgttttccccGCTGTAAGCTTTTCGGAGTTCACTCAGTCTTTGTGACCCCAGTGCTTTAGCAGAAGGACTGAATCAGTAATCAGTAAAGGAAGGAAACAgtcaattagggttaggtttgacttcatacaacaaacaaaaatccctgtaGCTTTGACAAGATAGAAGCCTGTCATCAAGTAAGATGATTCTGGAAGCGAGCAATCCAAGGCTGCTGGGGCAGCCCACTGCCGTCGAGCACCTGTCCTGCTCTTCCCTCTTTCTTAATGTGTTGTCCATCACACCTGCAGTCTGCCCACGGTGAAGCAGGACGAAGGTCGCTCTTTCCCTTTCGAATAGACTGTTAGGAAATACTTAGGCCAGAATTTAGTTACGTAGTGATGTTCAGCTGCAGTGGAGGCTAGGAAGAGTGTGGCCTGGGTAAAATTGCAGTAACGTTGCCACCCTGGACTTCGTTActtaggaagagagagagaatgatatTGGGGTAGGCAAGCCAGAATCCGTAAAACACAATCTTAAGAGGGACCATGTATTTACCAGCGACCATCAACAGAAGAGACAAATAGCCCAGAGAAGGGGCTGCACGGCCAGGCTTTCCATCACCAGGGTTCGGAGCCTTGGGATGGAGACAAAGGCCTCTCTGCCTTATAGGCAAGTGCTCTCCCGGGGACACTCCTGGGCCCAGGAGTCAGTGCTGCTGTTTTCTGTGGAACCAGCTGGAGGCCCTGATACTCCTGGGAGCTGCTATGGATACAAAGTTTCACTTGTGATAGCGTCCCCAGAGTCAGTGAACAGAGAACCGTGAACAGAATTATTGTTAAGGAAATCTCTGATGAAACTTTgtgtctttttcattgttttttgaaTTCAGTGGCCTGGAAGAGAGAACTATTTGGGAAATTGGGGAAGTTGACAACCACTGTCCTAGAGAAAGGATGGGTCATTTAGTCTTAAAGAACACCTGGGGCTGGTGTGCTAATCTGTGTTCCTCCAGGGCTGGTCTTCCTAAGAGTCTATCTACTGTGTGCTGAATGGAACTTTCACTCcagcaaagtattaataaatctcTAACTATAGTGTTGTAAACTCAGTAAGTATCATGCTTTTGGAGAAGAGGCCACAAGACCCTATGCAGGAAAGAGGCTGGGCAGTAAGTGCTGAGCTGGGGTTTTTCTGGTACTCTCTGATCTAGAATAGTACAATCTATGAAATGACTCcctggattttttgttgttttgtttgtttgtttggttggttgtttgtttttcctacaGGCTGAAGAAGAGCAAACATGCCCAGTGccccaggaagaggaggaggaggtgcggGTACTGACGCTTCCCCTGCAAGCCCACCACGCCATGGAGAAGATGGAGGAGTTTGTGTACAAGGTGCAGCCTAGGAGCTTCTATCATGGAAAGGGCAGGGCAGTGGCTTGTCTAGGATATTCCCAGCTGGCAAGCTTGCTTGGGTTGAGGAGCTTTTAATCCTGTGGGTGGGTTTGTTTTCTGGCTACGGTGAGGTAAATCAAGGCAAAAACTGGCTAAATTTTTACTGCGTACTCTGTTAGGCGttgttcaaaatatattctaaaacagGGGTTCCTAACTTTTGTGCTCTGGATCCCTTTGGAagtcatcaaaatatttaaatatgagatAGTCAAATGGGCTCCTGTATTAACACATGAAGTATACATTAATGATAAGCTCTAATGTAGcttattaaaatttgtaatttctaAGTAGTGATAAGTAGAAATAGTATTTTGAGATATCTACAAAACTaatgtatgaaaatatctgtgatttctattTGGTGACAAAGCCACAAGTTCTAATACTACTGTGGTTTGTTGCCTACATTTATCATTGGGGGAAATGCAAAATTTAATTAgagctaaatgaaaataaagataacttTTTTCCATCCAAGTTTCTAGCTACTCCCTGGATTCTGTCTATTGTGCGTGGATCCTAGATTAACCACCCCTGCTCTAAAAAGACTTAGTCCCAGCCTAGTAGAACTTAGACTCTACCTGGGGGAAATGGTAGAGCAGGAGGCAAACAGAATCTCCCCAAGAAGAGAGACAAGGAGGGATCTGGATGTTTTTTAAAACCGTATCtataatttgtttgttttcactcaCTATATTAATTCTGAAATTTCAAGTAGTCTAAAGGAGGAGGTGCCATATTTTCTTCAAAGGTTGAGAAACAACCTAAAGCTTACGCAGATAAACTAACATGAAACAAGGATAAAGTGGTCAAAATATGGGTCAGTACTCTGCTGGCCCCGTTTGTGCTGTGTCTTGCATATCTCCTGGTCCAAGCAGGTTCCCCACTATTACCTGGGACCCTTTAATGCCTGAGGGACATCCTCCTACACTGGTTCCCCTTCACTGCTTGTCCTTGGGGAAGCTGATATTCTCTAGAGCCCTCCTAGAGCGCGTGTATGTCTTCTAGGTCTGGGAGGGACGCTGGAGGGTCATCCCGTACGATGTGCTCCCCGACTGGCTGAAGGACAATGACTACCTGCTACATGGCCATAGACCGCCCATGCCCTCCTTTCGGGCTTGCTTCAAGAGCATCTTCCGCATCCACACAGAAACTGGCAACATCTGGACCCATCTTCTTGGTGAGTAATTtggatgagaaaaaaatccaatttttttgTCTTCTCAACCACCAAGAGATTGTATAGCTTTTGTCCATGGGACGGAAGAACAGAGTTGCTCTGATTGATAGCTGAAGTTGTGCCTTGAAACTACCAGTGACCTTGGTTAACCTTTGATCACTGATATTTCAGACTGCAGGTGGAGGACCTAGAAACTGAAGCAATTGGTAGCAGATGTTCTCTGTGATCCCCAGCAGAACTGTTTTAGACAGAGGCAACTCCTTCTATGTCATAATTTCCCCGTGTGAAAACAAAATGCTAACATTTCAGAAAATGGTCTTTTTGTCTGGATTTGTATGACTGGTGCCATTTTGTACTGAAATTTTTGACTGCAGTTCACACAGCTAAACCCTGTAGTTCACTGATTTAAACCATCAGCTGTCAAAGTGATTCCCTTCTTcctcacaggttttttttttttcccttttccctcctgcAGGTTTTGTGCTGTTTCTGTTTTTGGGAATCTTGACCATGCTTAGACCAAATATGTACTTCATGGCCCCTCTACAGGAGAAGGTGGTTTTTGGGATGTTCTTTTTGGGTGCAGtgctctgcctcagcttctcctGGCTCTTCCACACTGTCTATTGTCATTCAGAGAAAGTCTCTCGGACTTTTTCCAAGTGAGTTGAAAGACTAGCAGCAGGAAAACACTGCACACTGCTGTTGCGTCTCGTGGGTCCAGTGCTGGCTGGGTGCTGGGAGCTCCTGGAACTCCTAGAGATCTCCCGACGTGCCAGAGCAAAGCTTCTCTGCTCTGTGGGTACAGCAGGGTGACGAAGCATTTCTCTTAAACACTTCATGAAAGAACTAACTGCAGCCTCCTCAACAGATGGAAGCCAATTGTGGAATATGTTTGCTACCTGAACAGTACTATCTTTTGTGAAACTTGGGGTGCCCGTGGGCTCTTTCCAAGAGCTTGTACCCAATACTAGCTTACTGCTCCTATTGGCCCAAGCCCAGGTAGGGTGTGGTAAGGAGTACCGCCCTACCCACCAGCCAAGTAAAGATTATCTTCGCTGTCCATGCGTGGCCGGAAGCCCCAGGTGCCCATCTGAGGTTTTCCCTATTCCCCAGCTCTGAGCCTGGGTttctgtttgtttacttgtttttgttgttgtttttggttttggtggcGGTGGCCATGGTGGTGGTGGATTAGTTTGTTTTTCCCAATAACACCAATTGCAAGAATACATTTTCATCATTCAAAAAGTTGACTAAGGCAGAACAAACTAAAGTACCCCTTAATAAGACTCCCAATCTAGCGTTTTGTTTTTAGAACTCATCCTATTAGATGGCAGAATATTGAGAGCTCTTCCTGAGTGTGATGCTGGGAACCAGCTGGGCTGTGATGGAACTTCTAAATTCAAGTATCTGCTAGGGACATATAGCTGTTCACCACTAAGGAAAAGGGATAGAGTTCTGTGAGCAGGGATTCTTAGAGACCTTTCCATTATAAAATAGAAGTGCTCGACCTTGTGGAATTTAATCCAGAATACAGGATGGATTGTATGGGAAGTGAGGGGAAACTAGGGATGGTTAAATGTGGGCACAGGTGGCGAAAAGAAACAACTAGTTAAATGAAGCCTAAGAAGTCATTTCACCtactgatttatttcatttttgtggttCATTTTAGACTGGACTATTCAGGGATTGCTCTACTGATTATGGGGAGCTTTGTCCCCTGGCTCTATTACTCCTTCTACTGCTCCCCACAGCCACGGCTCATCTACCTCTCCATCGTTTGTGTCCTGGGCATTTCTGCCATCATTGTGGCACAGTGGGACCGGTTTGCCACTCCTAAGCACCGGCAGACAAGAGCAGGTGGGTAGGACGACACACGTGAACCTCAGAGGTATTTGCATGTTGGGCCCGATAGGCTCAACCCTGGGCCTTCGGTTTGCAGTTTGGGAATCCCACCTGGTCTATGTTTAGAACTTTCAAAACAGCAAGAATTTTCAAAGCTCAATTCTCTCCCTCGTGTTGCACTATTTCGTTAGAATCCTTAAACATCAGATCATTGCCCACCTGGTCGATTAACTGCAAGCATAGATATGACAGCTCTAATACTTGGTTTaagacagtttaaaaatatagcaGGCACAGTGATTTTAGTGACCTGAGTCCTAAGCACTCAGaccaagagattaaaaaataccCAGAGGCATTTTATTGAAGGAACGGAGTGTCTGGTTTGGTGAATGAAATACCTTGAGCATAAACAATGATAACAAGTCATGTAATAGCTATAAGCGTAAACATCTTTGTTTTGTCTGGCCTCTTAGTTTAAGCCTTTATCACTTGGAGCAATACCCCCAATCACCACTAGTCTTCAGCCACTTTAGACTTATCtgctgttttaaatttaatttaaaaattaaatatttatcaagcaccaaCCATGTGCCATGCACCGGGCCTAAACAAGGGCAGCTACAAAGATGGAGGAGGTCGTTAGGCACAGTGTAGTGGGGCTGGGACAAGCCCCCATTCTTCACTCACTCTTGCCTTATTTGTATGTCCCAGCAGCTACAGGACAACGACTAATCTGGGTATATCTATCTACTCAGGAGGTCAGAGTCCTGGTTACATAAATCTTATGTGATCTTAATGGGAAACCTATCTAATTCTTCTCTGACTTGGGAGCCAACTAAAGCTTTGCCATCTAGGTTCTGTACCCAAGTTAGTGGCCAGAGGGTTTGGACATACCATTTTTGCCTAGACTCCTTAACAGATAGAAGAATATGAGATGTTTGTTCCTTAAAAGGTAATAGTTCTATAAGCACTTATACAGCCTTCTTCCCATTCTAGATGTAGAAGAAATATCTGCTAATTGTTATCCGTCTTGTGGCTAAATTTCCTAAACATGTACTGTTCCCCCAAAAATGGCTAATTGTCATAAACATTTGGATTCTAGAGTAAGACAACAGTGCCTTCCGTGTAGTGGCTGTGGCCTTGCGTGATGATCTTATGTCTGCTCTGCTCTGTTCAGGAGTGTTCCTGGGACTTGGCTTGAGTGGTGTTGTGCCCACCATGCACTTTACCATCGCTGAGGGCTTTGTCAAGGCCACCACGGTGGGCCAGATGGGCTGGTTCTTCCTCATGGCTGTGATGTACATCACTGGAGCTGGCCTTTATGCTGCTCGAATTCCTGAGCGCTTCTTTCCTGGAAAATTTGACATATGGGTAAGAAATGAGCCTTCCAGCAGGGCCCATGATGGTGAGTGACCAGGCCAAAGTTAAAGGTCTGAGTAAAAGGTGGTAAGAGTTGGATCATGTAGTGTTTGGGGgtacaaatatatatgcacattggGGAAGAATAGccaatattaacattttggtatgtCTCTGACAAGGAAtgtgtcttaaaatttttttctaacaaatatatcacttttatgatattaaaaaaattgtttaaggaGAATCTAGAAGAGGCAAACGCTTTCTCCTACTTATTTCTAACTCCTTATTGCCATTATCCTAAAGgctcttctctttttattcctgCAGTTCCAGTCTCATCAGATTTTCCATGTCCTGGTGGTGGCGGCAGCCTTTGTCCACTTCTATGGGGTCTCCAACCTTCAGGAATTCCGTTATGGCCTAGAAGGTGGCTGTACTGATgactcccttctctgagccttccCACCTGAAGGGTGGAGGAGGAGCTTCccaagtgcttttaaaaataacttctttgcTGAAGTGAGAGGAAGAGTCTGAGTTGTCTGTTTCTAGAAGAAACCTCTTAGAGAATTCAGTACCAACCAAGCTTCAGCCCACTTTCACACCCACTGGGCAATAAACGTAACATTTCCACTCCCCtagctggggagggtggggatggtCACGCTTAGCCGTCCCCCTCCTCAGCAAGGCAACTACCGGCCCCACACAGAGACAGTACTTTGAAACTCACGTTGAGATTTTACCCCTTCCTCCAccattttgggaaaaaattatgGACTGGGACTCTTCAGAAATTCTGGTTTTTTTCTGGAAGACAATGTCCCTCCCTTACCCCCATCCTTACTTTGTAACCTGGCTTGTAACAGGCCAGCCATTTTGTAGCAcacttttcaaaaacaattatataaCCTGGTCCCATCTTTCTAGGGCCTGGATCTGCTTACACAGCAGGAAGAGTCAAGCCACCAACTTTTACATAGCCTGGCTAATCATGGAAGTGTGTCCAGGCTTCAAATaacttgagttttaatttttttctttcttggcagagtaatgtaaaattaaaatggggaaagatatttaatatttaatactaagctttaaaaagaaacctGCTATCATTGCTATGTATCTTGATGCAAAGACTATGATGATAATAAAAGAAAGTACAGAAGACACTTGGCATTCAAAGACTTAACATGTATGGTCTCGATTATTTGCACGTAACTCCAAAGGATTAAGAGCTGTAATAATTTCAGATTCTGCCGAGGCACAAATTTGAATCATAGGCATTGACAGGCTAACTGAATACCTAGCATCTACTCCTCAgtacagctttattttttcctacttagTGCACAGACCACCTTATTAGAGAAATCAATCGGCTTAGTAGTGTTTAATAATTAGGAGACACTCACAGGTATTAGGATATATCCCAGAATTTAGGATGTATCTCACCTTGCCTAGGGTTGTCTCATTGAGGGGTCAGCCCGTCCATGCCATCCTGTGCCTTTGTGAATTGTTCTCAGCCTGACGTGAGCGCCAGTCACTGGATGGCCCAAGTTGGCAGTAATCACTTCTCAGCTAATGTAGGCAGTTAAAGC
This is a stretch of genomic DNA from Eulemur rufifrons isolate Redbay chromosome 27, OSU_ERuf_1, whole genome shotgun sequence. It encodes these proteins:
- the ADIPOR1 gene encoding adiponectin receptor protein 1, whose protein sequence is MSSHKGSGVAQSNGAPASNREPDTVELAELGPLLEEKGKRVIANPTKAEEEQTCPVPQEEEEEVRVLTLPLQAHHAMEKMEEFVYKVWEGRWRVIPYDVLPDWLKDNDYLLHGHRPPMPSFRACFKSIFRIHTETGNIWTHLLGFVLFLFLGILTMLRPNMYFMAPLQEKVVFGMFFLGAVLCLSFSWLFHTVYCHSEKVSRTFSKLDYSGIALLIMGSFVPWLYYSFYCSPQPRLIYLSIVCVLGISAIIVAQWDRFATPKHRQTRAGVFLGLGLSGVVPTMHFTIAEGFVKATTVGQMGWFFLMAVMYITGAGLYAARIPERFFPGKFDIWFQSHQIFHVLVVAAAFVHFYGVSNLQEFRYGLEGGCTDDSLL